The Chordicoccus furentiruminis DNA window TGGAAAATGCACCCGAAAAGCCGCCCAGTCCGCCGAGCACCTCGGGCCGCATCGTCTTTTTCACGTGCTCCTTCATCAGTTCAACCGCCTTGTAGCCCGCCTCAATATCGACTCCGGAACTCTTGTAATCCATCTCGCGTTCCTCTTCCTTTCCTGCCCTCCGGCACGCTGTGTGTCACGTCATCACTTTCCGTACTGTCTGTATCCGTCCTGCTGCAGCCGCTCGTCCTTCGCCTCAACCTCGGCCTTCATCTTCTCCGAGTACGCCTTCAGGCGGTTCAGCAGATCCTCGTCGGAAACCGCGAGGATCTTCGCCGCCAGCAGCGCCGCATTCTTCGCGCCGTTGATCGCGACCGTCGCCACCGGGATGCCGCTCGGCATCTGCACGATGGAATAAAGGCTGTCACGGCCCCCCAGCGAAGTGGTATGCATCGGAATCCCGATAACCGGAAGCGGGAACAGCGCGGCGCACATCCCCGGGAGATGCGCGGCCATCCCCGCGCCGGCGATGATCACCCTGATGCCCCTCTCCTCCGCCGTTTTCGCGTACTCGAAGAAGACGTCCGGTTCCCTGTGGGCGGAGATGATGCGCATCTCGTAGCTGATGCCCAGCTCATCCAGCGCAGCCGCCGTCTTCGCCATCACCGGCATATCCGAATCGGATCCCATCACGATACTGACCTTTGCCATTCTGTACCTCCTGTCTGACTGAGCCGGTCCCGCCGGCGTACTTTCCTGCCGCGTCTCCTTTTTCATCGGGAGACGGACTGATGTCCTGTTTCCGTTCCTGTCCGGCACACACCGGCGGCTCACCGCTCCGTCCCGTCCAGCGCCTCGTTGAGCGCTTCCGTCCCGGGCAGCACGAAGCGTCCTCCGTCGAGCAGCGCAAGACGGCTTCCGTCCGGCCGGATCACCTCGATTCGTCCCAGCTCATCGTATGGGATCGTGATGTCCGTGTGGCATCCGTAGTATGCCTGCGACGGGTCGGTTTTGCGGACCAGCGTGTGCTCGTTGTCCTTGGC harbors:
- the purE gene encoding 5-(carboxyamino)imidazole ribonucleotide mutase — translated: MAKVSIVMGSDSDMPVMAKTAAALDELGISYEMRIISAHREPDVFFEYAKTAEERGIRVIIAGAGMAAHLPGMCAALFPLPVIGIPMHTTSLGGRDSLYSIVQMPSGIPVATVAINGAKNAALLAAKILAVSDEDLLNRLKAYSEKMKAEVEAKDERLQQDGYRQYGK